One segment of Paraburkholderia sp. PGU19 DNA contains the following:
- a CDS encoding TOPRIM nucleotidyl transferase/hydrolase domain-containing protein, with amino-acid sequence MRIARLFTENFRGIRQATLLLPKHGVLIGDNNTAKTTVLEALDLALGPDGVDRAPSISERDFYNGHYFNRPSAVAAAGEIGEPPRIRIEVVIVDLRLEQRARFGHHIEFWNSATNRLYDMPNPAGADAASITRALRVTFHGWYKEEEDDFEGKTYFSSSLTEAATPKQFPRKDKQLCGFLNMRTIRTGSLALSLERGSLLDIMLRLKEVRPQMREDTLRILSGLTVANDPALGVSPVLETMNTARNKYVPKEWGVKPHLRVSDITLEHLRKVVTAFIAISDGERTAPFYRQGTGTINMLVLAMLSQIAESRQNVAFAMEESKTAIPPYAQKRFIHKVRKLASQTPFTSHSPYVLDGFTPEDTVVLARDAKGALTQREIELPKTVKPKRYRKEFRRVFCEGLPARRILIAEGPTEASAFPVAYRRLAELDPEAYFSLEALGICTVDASGEKNLAGMVKLYRGLGKRTFAICDKQDGDNEAKIKPQVELLLMHKEEGFENVVIKGTTRPALERFSKQIDWPPHILWNCPDLSANLVDALGQYLVCSKGIGAIADFLAQCDEAEIPAWIKEAATLLKDTCVLPPPQAGYLAPADEQAHSEANIDAPY; translated from the coding sequence ATGCGCATAGCCCGCCTTTTCACCGAAAACTTCCGCGGCATACGACAGGCGACGCTGCTCCTGCCGAAGCACGGAGTCTTAATTGGAGACAACAACACCGCCAAAACAACCGTTCTCGAGGCTCTTGACCTAGCACTTGGACCTGACGGGGTTGATCGGGCGCCATCGATCAGTGAACGTGATTTCTACAACGGCCACTACTTCAATAGGCCGTCGGCGGTCGCGGCTGCGGGTGAAATCGGCGAGCCACCCAGAATTCGGATTGAAGTGGTTATCGTCGACCTTCGTCTTGAGCAGAGAGCCCGCTTTGGACACCACATTGAGTTCTGGAACTCAGCTACAAACAGGCTCTACGACATGCCGAACCCGGCTGGTGCGGATGCCGCGTCGATTACCCGGGCACTACGAGTCACATTTCACGGCTGGTACAAGGAGGAAGAAGACGACTTTGAGGGCAAGACCTATTTTTCGAGCAGCCTTACGGAAGCTGCCACACCGAAGCAGTTTCCCCGGAAGGACAAGCAACTTTGCGGCTTCCTGAATATGCGCACGATCCGAACCGGCTCGCTCGCCCTCAGCCTTGAACGGGGCAGTCTCCTCGACATTATGCTTCGCCTTAAAGAGGTGCGGCCCCAGATGCGGGAAGACACCCTCCGGATCCTTTCAGGGTTGACGGTAGCGAACGATCCCGCATTAGGCGTTTCTCCGGTGCTTGAGACTATGAACACCGCCCGCAATAAATATGTCCCAAAAGAATGGGGCGTGAAACCGCACCTCAGGGTTTCCGATATCACTCTCGAACATCTGCGCAAAGTCGTAACGGCGTTTATCGCCATTAGTGATGGCGAGCGCACTGCCCCTTTCTATCGCCAAGGGACCGGGACGATCAACATGCTCGTGCTCGCCATGCTGTCGCAGATCGCCGAAAGCAGGCAAAACGTCGCCTTTGCGATGGAAGAGTCCAAGACGGCGATACCACCTTATGCACAGAAACGGTTCATCCATAAGGTACGCAAACTCGCGTCGCAAACGCCCTTCACGTCGCATTCACCGTATGTGCTCGACGGGTTCACGCCTGAAGACACCGTGGTTCTCGCGCGTGACGCCAAGGGTGCATTAACGCAGCGCGAGATTGAACTCCCTAAAACTGTGAAGCCGAAGCGTTACAGGAAGGAATTCAGGAGGGTCTTTTGCGAGGGGCTACCCGCTCGCCGCATACTAATCGCCGAAGGACCGACCGAGGCCTCTGCTTTTCCGGTCGCCTATCGACGTCTTGCCGAACTTGATCCCGAAGCTTACTTTTCGCTCGAAGCGTTAGGTATCTGTACCGTGGACGCTTCCGGGGAGAAAAATCTTGCGGGCATGGTGAAGCTTTATCGCGGTCTCGGGAAGCGAACATTCGCCATCTGCGACAAGCAAGACGGCGATAACGAGGCGAAAATTAAACCTCAAGTTGAACTCCTTCTGATGCACAAAGAAGAAGGGTTCGAAAATGTGGTCATCAAGGGTACAACGCGCCCAGCACTAGAACGCTTCTCAAAACAGATCGACTGGCCCCCTCATATCCTGTGGAATTGTCCCGACCTGTCCGCCAATTTGGTCGATGCCCTCGGCCAGTATTTAGTCTGCTCCAAAGGAATCGGCGCAATTGCAGACTTCCTTGCGCAGTGCGATGAAGCGGAGATTCCCGCGTGGATCAAGGAAGCCGCAACGTTGCTAAAGGACACGTGCGTTCTTCCTCCACCGCAAGCCGGATACTTGGCACCGGCAGATGAGCAGGCGCATTCTGAGGCCAATATCGATGCACCTTACTAG
- a CDS encoding universal stress protein: MPNASRILLFYDGTTEAKSALLRCASLSLALSAVVDVVTVVDCIGTGAMTGGMLSEVLVLQLEANARSALKSAIDELGMNGVFAHGHIAFGHAGDVISRMRELLSSDLLVVGHRAKTGFARWYGGRPLHLDLLERLKGAMIVTVTSD; this comes from the coding sequence ATGCCGAACGCTTCCAGAATACTACTGTTCTATGATGGAACAACCGAAGCAAAGTCCGCTTTGCTTCGATGTGCCTCACTTTCTTTAGCGCTCTCGGCCGTCGTCGACGTCGTCACGGTTGTCGATTGCATCGGCACGGGAGCCATGACTGGGGGCATGTTGAGCGAAGTCCTGGTATTGCAGTTGGAAGCGAACGCGCGGTCTGCCTTGAAAAGCGCCATCGATGAGCTAGGTATGAATGGCGTTTTTGCACACGGCCACATCGCATTTGGCCACGCTGGAGATGTAATATCGCGAATGCGTGAACTATTGAGCTCCGACCTGCTCGTCGTCGGTCACCGTGCGAAAACCGGCTTCGCGCGATGGTACGGCGGTCGCCCGCTTCATCTCGACTTGTTAGAAAGGTTGAAGGGGGCGATGATCGTCACCGTCACCTCGGATTGA
- the hemF gene encoding oxygen-dependent coproporphyrinogen oxidase gives MTDSIDDAHDTQTVRAWMQDLQTRIADALGAFDGTPLATDSWQRAPDEKLRGGGCTRILEDGMFFERAGVGYSDVQGDALPGSASELRPQLAGRGFEAMGVSLVLHPRNPYCPTVHMNVRLLVATKAGEAPVFWFGGGMDLTPYYGFEEDGQHFHRVCRDALQPYGDRLYPRFKRWCDDYFFLKHRNEPRGIGGIFFDDFAEPGFDKSFAIVKSVGDAFLNAYLPIIEIRRDTPYGEAQRDFQAYRRGRYVEFNLVFDRGTLFGLQSGGRTESILMSMPPVVNWRYNWHPEPGTPEARLYSDFLVPREWV, from the coding sequence ATGACAGATTCGATTGACGACGCTCACGACACCCAGACCGTCCGCGCCTGGATGCAGGACTTGCAGACAAGGATCGCCGACGCGCTCGGTGCATTCGACGGCACGCCGCTCGCCACCGACAGCTGGCAGCGCGCGCCCGACGAGAAGCTGCGCGGCGGCGGCTGCACGCGCATTCTGGAAGACGGTATGTTCTTCGAACGCGCGGGTGTCGGCTACTCGGATGTGCAAGGCGACGCGCTGCCCGGCTCGGCAAGCGAGCTGCGCCCGCAACTCGCGGGACGTGGGTTCGAGGCGATGGGTGTGTCGCTCGTGTTGCATCCGCGCAATCCGTACTGCCCGACCGTTCACATGAACGTGCGGCTGCTCGTCGCGACGAAAGCAGGTGAAGCGCCCGTGTTCTGGTTCGGTGGGGGCATGGATCTGACGCCCTACTACGGGTTCGAGGAAGACGGGCAGCATTTCCACCGCGTCTGCCGCGATGCGCTGCAGCCATACGGCGACCGTCTCTACCCGCGCTTCAAGCGCTGGTGCGACGACTACTTCTTCCTGAAGCATCGCAACGAGCCGCGTGGCATCGGCGGGATATTCTTCGACGATTTCGCGGAGCCGGGCTTCGACAAGTCGTTCGCGATAGTCAAGAGCGTTGGCGATGCGTTCCTGAATGCTTATCTGCCCATCATCGAGATACGCCGCGACACGCCATACGGCGAAGCCCAGCGCGACTTCCAGGCGTACCGGCGCGGCCGCTACGTCGAATTCAACCTCGTGTTCGACCGTGGCACACTGTTCGGGCTGCAAAGCGGGGGGCGTACGGAATCGATCCTGATGTCAATGCCGCCCGTCGTGAACTGGCGCTACAACTGGCACCCGGAGCCGGGCACGCCGGAAGCACGCCTCTATAGTGACTTTCTCGTCCCGCGCGAGTGGGTCTGA
- a CDS encoding muconate/chloromuconate family cycloisomerase, with translation MPTGQPSQKADVTAAEHRLALTRAAAASLTLPGVTVRAATDELERDDRSYTVGMLTIDTYLAPALVGEDATNVNGAMLKLSKVARGNRFAKCAIETALLDAQGKRLDVPVSTLLGGAVRKTLPVLWTLASGDTQRDIEEAEMLLADRRHNTFKLKIGRRSLRDDVAHVSKIKAALGDRAKVTVDVNQAWSEFDAALGIQALEAAGIDLIEQPTPRDQHGVLARLAARFIVPIMADEGVTGPEDALELVRHACADVFALKIAKSGGIYGMMRTAAIADAAGVSLYGGTMLESSIGSIASAHGFCALPQLSWGTELFGPLLLKDDIATARPEYRNFDLHMPQGAGLGLQIDEEKLAFYRRDKLV, from the coding sequence ATGCCGACCGGCCAGCCATCGCAGAAAGCGGATGTAACGGCGGCCGAACACCGGCTCGCCCTGACACGCGCGGCCGCAGCGTCGCTTACGCTGCCCGGCGTGACAGTCCGCGCCGCAACGGATGAACTCGAGCGCGACGACCGCAGTTACACCGTCGGCATGCTGACCATCGACACATATCTCGCACCTGCACTTGTCGGGGAAGACGCAACGAATGTCAACGGTGCGATGCTAAAGCTCAGCAAGGTCGCCCGAGGAAACCGATTCGCCAAATGCGCAATTGAAACAGCCCTGCTGGATGCTCAAGGCAAGCGCTTGGATGTCCCAGTTTCCACGCTTCTTGGCGGTGCTGTTCGCAAGACACTCCCTGTGCTCTGGACGCTTGCGAGCGGGGATACCCAACGCGACATCGAAGAAGCCGAAATGCTTCTTGCTGATCGTCGCCACAACACTTTCAAGCTCAAGATTGGCCGACGCAGCCTTCGTGATGATGTGGCACACGTATCGAAAATCAAGGCGGCACTTGGCGACCGAGCCAAAGTCACCGTCGACGTGAATCAAGCCTGGAGCGAGTTTGACGCCGCGCTGGGGATTCAGGCGCTCGAAGCCGCAGGCATCGACCTGATTGAGCAACCCACGCCTCGCGACCAGCATGGCGTACTTGCCCGACTTGCAGCACGTTTCATCGTACCGATCATGGCCGACGAAGGTGTTACCGGGCCTGAAGACGCCTTAGAACTTGTGCGCCATGCTTGCGCGGACGTGTTCGCGTTGAAGATCGCAAAGTCCGGTGGAATCTACGGAATGATGCGGACCGCTGCGATCGCGGATGCAGCGGGTGTTTCCCTCTACGGCGGAACGATGCTTGAAAGCAGCATCGGGTCGATTGCATCTGCACACGGATTTTGCGCTCTTCCGCAACTGTCTTGGGGTACCGAGTTGTTTGGGCCACTCCTATTGAAGGATGACATCGCGACTGCGCGCCCGGAATATCGGAACTTCGACCTTCATATGCCGCAAGGAGCGGGGCTCGGGCTCCAAATTGATGAAGAGAAGCT
- a CDS encoding DapH/DapD/GlmU-related protein: MESRYLTTGAEGFGLATVSNKNTVLDTWYPFVSLRSDAAGSATSELTDSYIAESLGKWARRAGQWDERRAVRTIAVKTSIASLEESPVDIHDVYLRLHLISRRLIQPRQANLTGFLDLMADVAWTTLGPCEPSQALDILHSCRAERIPFDVHGTFKVPRMTDYVVPDGVWIEDADRVLLGAHLACGTTVTAEGFVGVNAGTTGPCMIEGRISLGAVVGELSDIGGGASIMGTTSGGGKHQVTIGKRCLLGANAGIGISLGDDCAVEAGLYLTAGTRVRLSTGETVKAIELSGRSGLLYRRNSQTGRIEALASTRSWVSLHPSLHRLSPQPYLVTQGG, translated from the coding sequence ATGGAATCTCGCTATCTGACGACCGGCGCAGAAGGCTTTGGCCTCGCTACTGTCTCCAACAAGAACACCGTGCTCGACACTTGGTATCCATTCGTCTCGCTGCGATCCGATGCAGCCGGGTCAGCGACTTCCGAACTCACCGATTCGTATATTGCGGAATCTTTAGGAAAATGGGCCAGACGGGCAGGTCAATGGGACGAGCGTCGGGCAGTGCGAACGATCGCGGTGAAAACCTCAATTGCAAGCCTTGAGGAGTCGCCCGTGGACATCCACGATGTATATCTGCGTTTGCACCTAATCAGCCGTCGCCTCATTCAGCCGCGGCAAGCCAATTTGACAGGCTTTCTGGATCTCATGGCAGATGTCGCTTGGACTACGCTCGGCCCATGCGAACCAAGCCAGGCACTTGATATTCTTCACTCGTGCCGCGCCGAACGTATTCCGTTCGACGTTCACGGCACCTTTAAAGTGCCCCGGATGACGGACTACGTCGTGCCCGATGGCGTCTGGATTGAAGATGCGGACCGTGTGCTTTTGGGTGCGCACCTCGCTTGCGGCACGACGGTCACGGCAGAAGGATTCGTTGGTGTCAATGCCGGGACGACCGGGCCGTGCATGATCGAAGGCCGCATCAGCCTCGGCGCCGTCGTGGGTGAGCTATCGGATATAGGCGGAGGAGCGTCGATCATGGGTACGACGTCTGGAGGTGGCAAGCACCAGGTGACGATTGGGAAGCGTTGCCTATTGGGCGCGAACGCTGGAATTGGCATCTCCCTCGGGGACGATTGCGCAGTCGAAGCGGGTTTGTACCTCACCGCGGGAACTCGAGTCCGTCTTTCTACGGGCGAAACCGTGAAGGCGATAGAGCTCAGTGGCCGAAGCGGTCTTTTGTATCGGCGAAATTCGCAGACCGGTCGGATCGAGGCGTTGGCAAGTACGAGAAGTTGGGTGTCACTCCACCCGTCGCTTCATCGTCTCTCGCCTCAACCGTATCTTGTCACGCAAGGCGGGTAG
- a CDS encoding DUF1571 domain-containing protein, with protein sequence MSAVLTVPVKSFEMSDTTSETCGPDHSTPAAGDIRNFACLSASGQARALRDRIDGGALASMSEAEVVELISEMTPQALVAYIRIAIGPANAHAYQMRRCERVNGYWPSKADHIEVRCQDSPRRIYAKWLADGAHAGQEIIYDETRDEKRFMGHFGGPWRFLSGSFAVDGTFTKIRSRHSIRDLGIGFVLRTLEHDMTSFAAEGVSAKPTHIDVPTVGGRKVLALTWDSQYGPPAHFAPRVSLMLDLHRAQLRGVTATDMDGTLIEEISFEHISPRTWTDDAFNPHNPAYEFPHSAGVHAPGAWCKGELGR encoded by the coding sequence ATGTCAGCGGTCCTGACTGTACCGGTGAAATCTTTTGAAATGAGCGATACGACATCTGAAACCTGTGGTCCCGACCATAGTACACCGGCTGCGGGGGACATCAGGAATTTCGCTTGTTTGTCTGCTTCCGGGCAGGCGCGTGCGCTCCGAGACCGCATCGATGGCGGAGCACTTGCCTCGATGTCGGAGGCAGAAGTTGTCGAATTAATCTCCGAAATGACTCCCCAGGCATTAGTCGCGTATATCCGTATTGCAATCGGCCCGGCCAATGCTCACGCATATCAAATGCGTCGCTGCGAGCGTGTGAATGGGTATTGGCCTTCGAAAGCTGACCATATCGAAGTACGTTGCCAGGATAGTCCGCGACGCATTTACGCTAAATGGTTGGCGGACGGTGCACATGCGGGACAGGAAATAATCTACGATGAAACTCGTGACGAAAAACGTTTCATGGGCCATTTTGGTGGCCCATGGCGGTTCCTGTCGGGTAGCTTCGCTGTCGACGGCACGTTCACAAAGATCCGGTCACGACATAGTATCCGTGACCTCGGTATAGGTTTTGTTCTTCGTACACTTGAGCATGATATGACTAGCTTCGCAGCAGAAGGCGTCAGCGCAAAGCCTACTCATATCGATGTGCCGACGGTTGGCGGTCGAAAGGTGCTGGCGTTGACATGGGATTCTCAATACGGACCTCCGGCGCACTTCGCACCGCGCGTAAGTTTGATGCTGGATTTGCATCGTGCGCAGCTACGCGGGGTCACAGCTACTGACATGGACGGAACTCTGATTGAGGAGATCAGTTTTGAACATATCAGTCCCCGTACCTGGACCGACGATGCGTTCAATCCACATAATCCGGCTTACGAGTTCCCTCATTCGGCAGGTGTCCACGCGCCCGGTGCTTGGTGCAAGGGAGAATTGGGGCGATAG
- a CDS encoding ATP-dependent helicase, with protein sequence MSTDGHLLVVGGPGSGKTTVSILKAAKVAASELAAGQKILFVSFARAIVTGVEDAVEREQKMPIGQKHRIDVETYHSFFWRILKAHGHLIGLPRRIDVLTPPAEAIALADTRARFPGRKLTEGQKEAKRLAEERERTRLAMDEGRVCFDLFATYAGDILCGSERVSRLVSDMYPVVILDEFQDTNSAQWRVVQALGRHSRLMALGDPEQRIYDWIGADSARLDQFRKIFKPVNVDLLSDNHRSAGTEIGTYGDDLLIGKIRKKIYEGVTVRYFEPYMAPAMAMLATATYAAQQRLVNQGTKDWSVAILVPTNKMTRLVSDALRLPPAGMPEISHTAVVEMEATILAADVIALLMQPTSSPRHFARFIELLSQYYLGKGGDEPRHEAFNEAARLRKAYEELFVAQAKSKTIRKNGIIVNVLAVYDQVCALKLTGDPDADWRAVRHVLEGGVCKRLREVADDARGISTLQRGTQLHQTLSQDWRNNGGYHNALEITRKAFIRQYFSTDAKPESGIIVMNMHKAKGKQFDEVIIFEGWPESRKGLSPLNGDRIVRLNLCGNIDDQARQSLRVSVTRAKRQVTILTPRTDPCVLLASGSIGAESKAF encoded by the coding sequence ATGTCTACGGATGGCCACCTGCTGGTGGTTGGCGGGCCGGGCTCAGGCAAGACAACTGTTTCAATCCTGAAAGCCGCAAAGGTCGCGGCAAGCGAACTGGCCGCGGGCCAAAAGATCCTGTTTGTCAGTTTTGCGCGGGCAATTGTCACGGGCGTTGAAGATGCCGTCGAACGCGAACAGAAGATGCCTATAGGCCAGAAGCATCGTATCGACGTCGAGACGTACCATTCATTCTTCTGGCGTATCCTGAAGGCTCATGGGCATCTCATCGGCCTACCAAGACGAATCGATGTTCTCACTCCGCCTGCAGAAGCCATTGCGCTCGCAGACACCCGTGCGCGGTTTCCGGGAAGAAAGCTGACAGAAGGGCAAAAAGAGGCGAAACGCCTCGCCGAAGAGCGAGAGCGCACACGCCTCGCAATGGACGAAGGACGAGTCTGCTTTGATCTGTTTGCAACGTATGCCGGTGACATCCTGTGTGGGAGCGAACGCGTGTCTCGTCTCGTCTCCGATATGTATCCTGTCGTCATCCTTGACGAGTTCCAGGACACAAACAGTGCCCAATGGCGGGTAGTACAGGCGCTGGGCCGGCATTCCCGACTCATGGCACTTGGCGATCCCGAGCAGCGAATCTATGACTGGATCGGCGCTGATTCGGCCCGTCTTGATCAATTCCGAAAAATCTTTAAGCCAGTTAATGTCGACCTGCTGTCCGACAATCATCGCAGCGCTGGTACGGAAATCGGTACATATGGCGACGATCTCCTGATCGGGAAAATCCGCAAAAAAATCTACGAAGGCGTCACAGTCCGGTACTTCGAGCCGTACATGGCCCCAGCTATGGCAATGCTCGCAACAGCTACCTACGCTGCGCAGCAACGCCTCGTAAACCAAGGCACCAAGGATTGGTCAGTGGCAATTCTGGTTCCGACAAACAAGATGACGCGACTTGTCTCAGATGCTCTGCGTCTGCCACCGGCTGGCATGCCCGAGATCTCGCACACCGCGGTAGTCGAGATGGAAGCCACCATTCTTGCGGCAGACGTCATCGCACTACTGATGCAGCCTACCTCAAGTCCCCGTCATTTTGCGCGGTTTATCGAACTACTTAGCCAATATTACCTCGGTAAAGGAGGTGACGAGCCTAGGCACGAAGCCTTCAATGAAGCCGCACGCTTACGCAAGGCATATGAGGAACTGTTTGTCGCGCAGGCTAAAAGCAAAACAATTCGCAAGAACGGCATCATCGTGAACGTTCTGGCAGTGTATGACCAAGTTTGTGCGTTGAAACTGACGGGTGACCCTGACGCTGACTGGCGCGCGGTCAGACACGTATTAGAGGGAGGCGTGTGTAAACGCCTGCGGGAAGTGGCCGACGACGCAAGGGGTATTAGCACACTCCAGCGTGGCACGCAGTTGCATCAGACCCTGTCGCAAGACTGGAGGAACAATGGCGGATACCATAACGCCCTTGAAATCACGAGGAAGGCCTTTATTCGACAGTATTTCTCAACTGACGCAAAGCCCGAGTCGGGCATCATCGTCATGAACATGCACAAGGCCAAGGGAAAGCAGTTCGATGAAGTGATCATCTTCGAAGGATGGCCGGAGAGCCGTAAGGGACTGTCGCCCTTGAATGGCGACAGAATTGTGCGCCTCAATTTATGCGGAAACATTGATGATCAGGCCCGTCAGTCGCTCCGCGTCAGCGTCACGCGCGCGAAGCGCCAGGTAACGATTCTGACGCCGCGAACCGATCCTTGCGTTCTGCTTGCTAGCGGATCCATTGGAGCCGAATCTAAAGCATTTTGA
- a CDS encoding DUF3788 domain-containing protein, which produces MKQSPQIGDRITDKSAPPDERTLRNWMGSDAFRHWVSLQTWIEASYPGVFTPDWLYGGKKRGWSLRYKKTKAFCTLLPEYKMLSVLVVLGRTEREKFDERRYSWSPKLVKLYDEAHPYPDGKWLTVAISSLDDRHELIELVSMKRPPPMRS; this is translated from the coding sequence ATGAAACAGTCTCCCCAAATCGGCGACAGGATCACCGACAAATCGGCACCGCCCGATGAGCGAACCCTACGCAACTGGATGGGGTCCGACGCGTTCAGGCATTGGGTCAGCCTACAGACTTGGATCGAGGCATCCTACCCCGGTGTTTTCACGCCAGACTGGCTCTATGGCGGCAAGAAACGCGGTTGGTCACTGCGCTACAAGAAGACCAAGGCCTTCTGCACCTTGCTGCCTGAATACAAGATGTTGTCCGTTCTTGTGGTCTTGGGGCGAACGGAGCGGGAAAAATTTGACGAGCGTCGTTATTCCTGGAGCCCGAAGTTGGTGAAGCTCTACGACGAAGCCCATCCATACCCCGATGGAAAATGGTTGACCGTGGCCATCTCATCCTTAGATGATCGACATGAGTTGATAGAGCTTGTGAGTATGAAGCGCCCTCCACCAATGCGCAGTTGA
- a CDS encoding Ltp family lipoprotein → MDFLKVAMTAALFAAAPTWAGDLTGPQNNAVRSAKQYLSMQGFSRNGLIQQLSSDAGDGYMIADATVAVDSLNVDWNQQAVKSAQQYLSMQGFSCKGLIHQLSSNAGDRYTVSQATYGARQAGAC, encoded by the coding sequence ATGGATTTTTTGAAGGTTGCGATGACTGCCGCTTTGTTTGCTGCTGCACCCACATGGGCCGGGGATTTGACTGGACCTCAGAATAACGCCGTTAGATCAGCAAAGCAGTATCTCAGTATGCAAGGGTTCTCGCGGAACGGACTTATTCAACAACTCTCATCGGATGCCGGGGACGGTTACATGATTGCCGATGCTACGGTAGCCGTGGACAGCCTAAACGTTGATTGGAATCAGCAGGCGGTGAAGTCTGCTCAGCAGTATCTCAGCATGCAAGGCTTCTCGTGCAAAGGCCTCATTCATCAACTTTCCTCAAATGCCGGAGACCGATACACCGTAAGTCAAGCAACCTACGGGGCACGACAGGCGGGCGCTTGCTAA
- a CDS encoding DUF2471 family protein, giving the protein MPNSILFNAEAAVLEVVPRVVERHRARGVLTWNLLHKLEEEVLAEVSTSGRFSERLLEMICAPAALSYPNDNRPASFEDHEFVPTVFHAIEKAWRHVNGERLSFAVYGDARLA; this is encoded by the coding sequence ATGCCGAACAGCATCCTGTTTAACGCGGAGGCCGCCGTCCTGGAGGTCGTGCCGCGCGTCGTAGAGCGGCACAGGGCGAGAGGAGTCCTGACCTGGAATTTGCTTCACAAGTTGGAGGAAGAGGTGTTGGCAGAAGTCTCAACGAGTGGAAGATTCAGCGAGCGCCTGTTGGAAATGATCTGCGCGCCCGCGGCCCTCTCCTATCCTAACGACAATCGGCCCGCTTCCTTTGAGGATCACGAATTCGTCCCGACGGTCTTTCACGCAATCGAGAAGGCATGGCGGCATGTGAACGGAGAGCGACTCTCGTTTGCCGTATACGGCGACGCGCGGCTAGCTTGA